The proteins below are encoded in one region of bacterium:
- a CDS encoding glycoside hydrolase family 18 protein, translating into MIPKAWAAPPYQVVCYALQDTKSSTSSLTGSAGAINWNSDVPWGDLTVIADAFYQPNANKTFTNVGAKGNTLITAAHSHGVRCIVSLGGAGQDGAFATLCSSANRAAFASAVSNLVATNGYDGVDIDWETPGAAPQADATAMMQLIYQDIKALPNSTFDNQPRTVSFATVDYVRDIYNMTTLGSYTDWCFYMGYDWYDCPNKYNGPLNLIKNGIAAMTNGSHWAYPLSKMVLGCPLYTNDYDGGCGAQEYQTLSTLHLGTAGAYNATYAEQSYTANGHQVYVDTAQSYCDKINWAVGSGLRGIGMWDLGQGLPYTDSLMSPIWDVIGGNSACLTVVGSTPTPTRTASMTPTASLTATPSATPTRTSTATATATNSATRTNTSTETATSTFTRTASMTPTASLTATPSATPTRTFTATSTNTAANTSTHTATATATRTNTSTGTATATFTRTVSMTPSASLTASPSATPTRTFTATSTNTATNTATSTVTSTPTVTSTSTNTSVITPTPTDSMTPTASLTASPSATPTRTFTGTSTVTSTPTMTSTPTLSPTATASSTSTRTATDSMTATPSLTASPSASPTHTPMQPTNTFTSTATPTATSTFTLTRTSTPSSTPTTTSTPTHTFTRTFTPTATRTSTATATSTPTPNGNGRPVVYPNPAPGPTVNLLPPPYPGIGTVEVDVFTGAFRMAAHWEFANVPSGVSVVVPLTDGRGSPLANGIYYLRVRTPAGHFLTKLLVLR; encoded by the coding sequence GTGATCCCGAAGGCCTGGGCCGCCCCGCCCTACCAGGTGGTTTGTTACGCCCTGCAGGACACCAAGTCCAGCACCTCCAGCCTCACCGGGAGCGCCGGGGCCATCAACTGGAACAGCGACGTGCCTTGGGGCGACCTGACGGTCATCGCGGACGCCTTTTACCAGCCCAACGCCAACAAGACCTTCACCAACGTGGGGGCCAAGGGGAACACCCTCATTACGGCCGCCCACAGCCACGGGGTGCGCTGCATCGTGTCCCTGGGCGGGGCAGGGCAGGATGGGGCCTTCGCCACCCTCTGTTCCTCGGCCAACCGGGCGGCCTTCGCCTCGGCGGTCAGCAACCTAGTGGCGACCAACGGCTACGACGGCGTGGACATCGACTGGGAGACCCCCGGGGCCGCGCCCCAGGCGGACGCCACCGCGATGATGCAGCTCATCTACCAGGACATCAAAGCCCTGCCCAATTCCACTTTCGACAACCAGCCCCGGACGGTCTCCTTCGCGACGGTGGATTACGTGCGGGACATCTACAACATGACCACCCTGGGGAGCTACACCGACTGGTGCTTCTACATGGGTTACGATTGGTACGACTGTCCCAACAAGTACAACGGTCCCCTGAACCTCATCAAGAACGGGATCGCGGCCATGACCAATGGGAGCCATTGGGCCTATCCCCTCTCCAAGATGGTCCTGGGATGTCCCCTTTACACCAACGATTACGACGGCGGTTGCGGGGCCCAGGAATACCAGACCCTTTCCACCCTCCATTTGGGGACGGCCGGGGCCTACAACGCGACCTATGCGGAGCAGTCCTACACGGCGAACGGCCATCAGGTCTATGTGGACACGGCCCAGAGCTATTGCGACAAGATCAATTGGGCCGTCGGGTCGGGTTTGCGGGGTATCGGCATGTGGGACCTGGGCCAGGGCCTGCCCTATACCGACAGCCTGATGTCGCCCATCTGGGACGTCATCGGCGGCAACAGCGCCTGTCTGACGGTCGTGGGCTCGACGCCCACCCCGACCCGGACGGCTTCGATGACGCCTACGGCGTCCCTCACCGCTACACCTTCGGCTACGCCAACGCGGACTTCGACGGCCACCGCCACCGCGACGAATTCGGCCACCCGCACGAATACTTCCACGGAGACCGCTACGTCCACCTTCACGCGGACGGCTTCGATGACACCTACGGCCTCCCTCACCGCTACGCCTTCGGCTACGCCAACCCGCACTTTCACGGCCACTTCGACCAACACGGCCGCCAACACTTCGACCCATACCGCGACGGCCACCGCCACCCGGACGAACACTTCCACTGGGACCGCCACCGCTACCTTTACGCGGACGGTTTCGATGACGCCTTCGGCGTCCCTCACCGCTTCGCCTTCGGCTACGCCAACTCGCACTTTCACGGCGACTTCCACCAACACGGCCACCAATACCGCGACCTCTACGGTGACTTCGACCCCGACGGTGACCTCGACCTCCACGAATACTTCGGTCATTACGCCGACCCCGACGGATTCGATGACGCCTACGGCGTCCCTCACCGCTTCGCCTTCGGCTACGCCAACACGCACGTTCACCGGGACTTCCACCGTGACTTCGACCCCGACGATGACGTCCACTCCAACGCTGTCGCCTACCGCGACCGCGTCTTCGACGTCCACAAGGACGGCGACGGATTCGATGACGGCTACGCCGTCCCTCACCGCTTCGCCTTCGGCTTCGCCCACGCACACGCCGATGCAGCCCACGAATACCTTCACCTCGACCGCGACGCCCACGGCTACTTCGACATTCACCCTGACGAGGACATCCACCCCCAGTTCCACGCCGACCACCACGTCAACTCCGACCCATACCTTCACTCGAACCTTTACTCCGACGGCGACGAGGACCTCGACCGCCACGGCGACTTCGACCCCGACCCCGAACGGCAATGGACGGCCCGTCGTTTATCCCAACCCGGCTCCGGGTCCCACGGTGAACCTCTTGCCGCCGCCCTATCCGGGGATCGGGACGGTCGAAGTGGATGTCTTCACCGGCGCTTTCCGAATGGCGGCCCATTGGGAGTTCGCCAATGTTCCATCGGGGGTTTCCGTGGTCGTTCCCTTGACCGATGGCCGTGGTTCTCCTCTGGCCAACGGGATCTATTACCTGAGGGTCCGTACTCCGGCGGGTCACTTCCTGACCAAGTTGCTGGTCCTTCGCTGA